A window of Brettanomyces nanus chromosome 2, complete sequence contains these coding sequences:
- a CDS encoding uncharacterized protein (EggNog:ENOG41), producing MTTLLGNDKEKLSRLSSDPTLLSGFVGQLSSSDDVSILGNSAVVLTAFVRLGRTCRLEFPFSEQQLASLLISTAVRHPIELTACNLAALAELLVSGNLAAITASDDLDKLLRRVLGRRHSTPAELRHACIVLIHLRDDPVAAAAAADTTKAAYSRDILLFRPLMRRIAWEIAPFFKTIYSSNAARLDTDTEIDTDISDAASISTSRASLLPPAFTLRPQEADDAARHLTPLLQALAHLLPRIHAQVSAPPALPPPLHYTLCAFLRSPNAALRLAAATVLAYYTKDFESLPSMRAPTYAKVIPALIELADTLESTAGTPAVTPSPMRVLAVVAQEYPPACSQLFGVNFADRAASIVAETYAPAAEFMSAATVHRLSDALLVLSCVCSVNDAHRDIVAQYDLRGVLCGPIARHTALCEDLAKTPEIRDASSASALRSLRSLRLSNELTLAACYLIRALSRSASMLRTFLVDLDPVNLLVNLAAAPVPDVAACDTDLAENEVVLRSVVLGIMANLVVEFSAVREKFMEVDLYGLLLRYIGGETNAEDRTARSPRGANSRGATLLRISALQVIRNSLYSDDSLFKQKFASGSALNQIFELCEDPSDKVQQQCFNILRNISVTSFTNSAHLYDAYAASAARRLTNDDSFLEFLLRHLDAAHSSDTVIAINYILVHFASSTLQSKLLLTQNDALLRKLLELLKEPIRKSVSAAAEEKLWKVKLSIVWIVTNLTWREETSVSDSEEDVAVTARAANTADAADVLGSSDNAADAAAAHEDSAMDVDFGAITAPQTAAISSVAATSDYRKTRNRARKLIDLGFYNAIKQLNNTCQISDFKERARTAIFQLVFHDNSKR from the coding sequence ATGACGACTTTACTAGGAAATGACAAGGAGAAACTCTCTCGTTTAAGCTCCGATCCGACGCTTCTAAGTGGATTTGTCGGACAGCTCTCTTCGTCGGACGACGTGTCTATTCTCGGGAACTCCGCCGTCGTTTTGACCGCTTTTGTTCGTCTAGGCCGAACGTGCCGCCTTGAGTTCCCGTTTTCGGAGCAGCAATTGGCGTCTCTCTTGATTTCCACGGCGGTCCGCCATCCCATTGAGCTCACAGCCTGCAATTTGGCTGCTCTCGCGGAGTTACTTGTGTCTGGAAACCTTGCCGCCATCACCGCCTCCGACGACCTTGACAAGTTGCTCCGCCGCGTCCTCGGCCGCCGCCATTCAACACCCGCCGAACTTCGCCATGCGTGCATAGTGCTAATTCATCTGAGAGACGATCCCGTGGCCGCTGCCGCCGCCGCCGACACCACCAAGGCGGCATACTCCAGGGacattcttctcttccgCCCGTTGATGCGGCGAATCGCCTGGGAAATCGCTCCGTTTTTTAAAACCATTTACAGTTCAAATGCCGCCCGCTTGGACACTGACACAGAAATTGACACCGACATTTCGGACGCCGCCAGTATCTCAACTAGTCGTGCCTCGCTGCTTCCGCCCGCTTTTACCCTGCGGCCCCAGGAAGCTGACGATGCCGCGCGACACTTGACTCCGCTGCTCCAAGCATTAGCGCACTTGTTACCGCGCATTCACGCGCAGGTTTCGGCTCCGCCCGCGCTGCCGCCACCACTCCACTACACCTTGTGTGCGTTTCTTCGGTCTCCAAACGCCGCCTTACGTCTCGCCGCCGCCACCGTTCTCGCCTATTATACCAAAGACTTTGAATCGCTTCCCTCAATGAGAGCGCCGACGTATGCCAAGGTGATCCCCGCCCTCATTGAGCTGGCGGACACTCTCGAAAGCACTGCGGGTACCCCCGCCGTTACTCCGTCGCCGATGCGTGTCTTGGCGGTGGTCGCACAGGAATATCCGCCGGCCTGCTCACAACTCTTCGGTGTCAATTTTGCCGACCGCGCCGCCTCAATCGTGGCCGAAACATACGCTCCCGCCGCCGAATTCATGTCTGCCGCTACGGTGCACCGCTTATCGGATGCTCTACTGGTTCTCAGCTGTGTATGCAGTGTTAACGATGCTCACCGCGATATCGTCGCCCAGTATGATCTCCGCGGTGTTCTGTGCGGGCCGATCGCCCGCCACACCGCACTATGTGAAGATTTGGCCAAGACCCCCGAAATCCGCGACGCCAGTTCGGCATCTGCTCTTCGCTCTCTCCGCTCACTCCGCCTTTCCAATGAACTTACGCTGGCAGCCTGCTACTTGATTCGGGCATTGTCGCGGTCCGCCAGCATGCTCCGCACGTTCCTCGTAGATCTGGATCCTGTAAACCTACTCGTGAATTTGGCCGCCGCCCCAGTTCCCGACGTGGCGGCGTGCGACACTGACTTGGCGGAGAACGAGGTGGTTTTGCGGAGCGTCGTTCTTGGAATCATGGCCAATTTGGTGGTTGAGTTTAGCGCCGTCAGAGAGAAGTTTATGGAAGTGGATTTGTACGGCTTGTTGCTGCGGTATATCGGCGGCGAAACCAATGCCGAGGACCGCACCGCCCGCAGCCCCCGCGGTGCCAATAGTCGCGGAGCAACTCTTCTCCGCATCAGCGCTCTTCAAGTCATCCGCAATTCCCTTTACTCCGACgactctcttttcaagcaGAAGTTCGCTTCGGGCTCCGCTCTCAACCAGATATTCGAGCTCTGCGAAGACCCCTCCGACAAGGTGCAGCAGCAGTGCTTCAACATCCTCCGAAACATCTCCGTCACATCGTTCACCAACTCCGCCCACCTCTACGATGCCTATGCGGCGTCGGCGGCCCGCCGCCTAACGAACGACGACTCTTTTTTGGAGTTTCTACTCCGCCATTTGGATGCCGCCCATAGTTCCGACACCGTCATCGCCATCAACTATATTTTAGTTCATTTCGCTTCGTCAACTTTGCAGAGCAAGTTGCTTCTTACCCAGAACGACGCTTTGCTCCGCAAGTTGCTTGAGTTGCTTAAAGAGCCGATCCGCAAGTCGGTGTCGGCCGCCGCGGAAGAGAAGTTATGGAAAGTGAAGTTGAGTATAGTTTGGATTGTTACGAATTTGACGTGGCGGGAGGAGACGTCGGTGTCGGATAGTGAGGAAGATGTTGCGGTGACGGCAAGGGCCGCCAACACCGCCGATGCCGCCGATGTGCTAGGCTCCTCCGACAACGCCGCAGATGCCGCAGCAGCTCACGAAGATTCCGCAATGGATGTAGATTTCGGTGCAATAACCGCTCCGCAAACCGCCGCCATTTCCTCTGTAGCCGCCACCTCCGACTACAGGAAGACCCGCAACAGAGCCCGCAAGCTAATTGATCTCGGCTTCTACAATGCCATTAAGCAGCTCAATAATACTTGCCAGATCTCCGACTTCAAAGAACGCGCAAGAACCGCCATCTTCCAGTTGGTCTTCCACGATAATTCAAAGCGGTGA
- a CDS encoding uncharacterized protein (BUSCO:EOG09342GAU) produces the protein MPRDPLIGLVGKPSSGKSTTLNSLTDANAKIGAFPFTTIDPNRATGYVEIECACSRFQKEDLCKPNYGWCDHGKRHVPIELLDVAGLIPGASQGLGLGNKFLDDLRQADALIHVVDVSGTTNAEGKATRGYDPLQDIEWLQDEIRLWIEGNLRKRWGSIVRRHVATKSSVAETLRAQFGGYGASKEMVARAINSIPNLPPMEDWDNVWISKVVLGFMAVKFPTVLALNKIDHPDADKNVSKIMLKYPETSAVLTSALTEVFLRKLVKQKFIKYEEGTEFVDIYEDLDPDCGLKPMDPVLKDRIDNIRDLVLYRFGSTGVVQVLQEATKKLKLIPVFTVRNILTFTGNSGKHVFRDCTLFKQGSKVASVARAIMGEVTIASVEGVGGKRVSMDDVIEPGKNDILSFKVVPGKSEDK, from the coding sequence ATGCCCCGTGATCCGCTTATCGGGCTTGTTGGAAAGCCATCTTCAGGCAAATCGACCACTTTGAACTCTCTGACGGACGCCAACGCTAAAATAGGAGCTTTCCCGTTCACTACTATCGACCCTAATAGAGCTACCGGATACGTCGAAATAGAATGTGCATGCAGCCGgttccaaaaagaagactTATGTAAGCCGAATTACGGTTGGTGTGACCACGGTAAGCGTCACGTGCCAATTGAGTTGTTGGACGTGGCCGGATTAATTCCCGGAGCATCGCAAGGCCTCGGCTTAGGTAATAAATTCCTCGACGACCTTCGCCAGGCGGATGCTTTGATTCACGTGGTGGATGTATCAGGCACCACGAATGCAGAGGGAAAGGCTACCAGGGGATACGACCCATTGCAGGACATCGAATGGCTCCAGGACGAGATTCGACTCTGGATTGAAGGAAACTTACGTAAGCGATGGGGGTCGATCGTCCGTCGTCACGTCGCAACAAAGTCATCTGTTGCGGAAACTCTTCGGGCTCAGTTTGGAGGGTACGGAGCTTCTAAGGAGATGGTTGCCAGAGCTATCAATTCCATTCCTAATTTACCACCGATGGAAGATTGGGATAACGTGTGGATTAGTAAAGTTGTTTTGGGATTTATGGCTGTGAAGTTCCCTACGGTACTTGCATTAAACAAGATAGACCACCCTGACGCGGACAAGAACGTGAGTAAAATCATGCTAAAGTACCCTGAGACGAGTGCCGTTTTAACCAGTGCGTTGACAGAAGTGTTTTTACGTAAGCTGGTAAAGCAGAAGTTTATAAAATATGAGGAAGGAACGGAATTTGTCGATATCTATGAAGATTTGGACCCTGATTGCGGTTTAAAACCAATGGATCCAGTTCTAAAGGATCGAATCGACAATATAAGGGACTTGGTGTTGTATAGATTTGGTTCTACTGGTGTTGTTCAAGTTTTACAGGAAGCAACCAAAAAATTAAAGCTTATTCCTGTCTTTACAGTCCGAAATATCCTTACTTTCACGGGAAACAGTGGAAAACACGTCTTTAGAGACTGTACCTTGTTCAAACAGGGTTCCAAAGTTGCCTCTGTAGCAAGAGCTATTATGGGAGAGGTCACTATAGCCTCTGTGGAAGGAGTAGGTGGTAAACGAGTGTCTATGGATGACGTAATTGAACCTGGAAAGAatgatattctttcttttaaGGTTGTCCCGGGAAAGAGCGAGGATAAGTAG
- a CDS encoding uncharacterized protein (EggNog:ENOG41): MYLFVPIFITVAQFTIMPKESYLTPPADIIPNATPQQRRLSEGVEAEQLIYESNAAAFLSSLITAPPDEQTALLQGPIVAQPRPQPLPGSAVAQPQIVAAKRRSSLGDAYKSAYIEEEIEAVSKNPGSAAANSIFGILHGFPSSYQFKTWWFGLICVYSTVQMLRLNYFVATVNSQYGYLFSSYEMADKLNRVFDIALPLGGVVSIPVVGLILDNFSTSVVVSILLATSLVIGVLGIVMHSFLAGLLNVLLFVCFRPFFYTTVSDYCAKVFGFETFGTIYGAIMTVAGLFNILQSYLDKLTHTKFEMNPIPMNILLIVLTIVSGGGLVAYVFAQTKIYGRLRSQALS, encoded by the coding sequence ATGTATCTTTTTGTCCCTATATTTATTACCGTGGCTCAGTTTACTATCATGCCCAAGGAATCGTATCTTACTCCTCCGGCTGATATTATTCCAAATGCTACGCCACAGCAGAGGCGACTTTCCGAGGGTGTAGAGGCGGAACAGTTAATTTACGAGTCCAATGCTGCTGCCTTTCTCAGCTCCCTGATAACAGCCCCTCCGGACGAACAGACGGCTCTATTACAGGGTCCAATTGTTGCACAGCCGCGGCCACAGCCACTGCCAGGTTCAGCTGTTGCACAGCCACAGATCGTAGCTGCCAAGCGTAGATCTTCCTTAGGTGATGCATACAAAAGCGCATATATcgaggaagaaatagagGCAGTGTCCAAGAACCCGGGGTCTGCGGCCGCCAACTCGATTTTTGGTATTCTTCACGGTTTCCCGTCGTCTTACCAGTTTAAAACGTGGTGGTTTGGACTCATTTGTGTGTATTCCACAGTTCAGATGCTTCGGTTGAACTATTTTGTGGCCACAGTCAATTCTCAGTACGGTTACTTATTTTCCTCATATGAGATGGCTGATAAGCTCAATAGGGTGTTTGATATTGCACTTCCTCTTGGAGGAGTGGTGTCAATCCCCGTTGTTGGCTTGATTTTGGACAATTTCAGCACTTCCGTTGTAGTTTCTATACTTTTGGCTACATCGCTTGTAATTGGAGTCCTAGGCATTGTAATGCACTCGTTTTTGGCAGGTCTATTGAACGTTTTGTTATTTGTATGCTTTAGACCGTTCTTTTATACCACAGTCAGCGATTACTGCGCCAAAGTGTTTGGATTCGAGACATTTGGAACCATTTACGGAGCCATTATGACTGTAGCAGGACTATTCAACATTCTTCAGAGTTATTTGGACAAATTAACGCATACAAAGTTTGAAATGAATCCGATTCCAATGAATATATTGTTGATTGTACTCACAATTGTTTCAGGAGGAGGATTGGTGGCGTATGTATTTGCTCAGACAAAGATATATGGAAGATTGCGTTCACAAGCGCTGAGTTAA
- a CDS encoding uncharacterized protein (BUSCO:EOG093421SF) gives MSKRQRHSIQIPGVLLDEIKREDRYDNDERFSGKRAKKEKSGRSDRNSRKRSKVKVKEKVKEREKVKEKVRVKEDDKGEEDEIGYYARKLGIDKKKGLHKEDEFDSVGGLLDGLDFMEEGGGGEEGGEDSEEDSEEEEEEEEEGDDDSDLDDDSDLDDDDRELLKQMAEIEDSSQSKDSPPNDLPHENPYIAPSSHYVPPALRRREQPQESQEMMEIKRAVKRPFNKLSEPNMLNCVDELVQLYNNHPRQLVNGAIMQVILDSVTISTPLLESFLILYASAVVAIYRMQGVDFGAYCIQTLIDKLNGYFDSDVGGYSPVNLIGLIGFCYDFNLMSSSLIYDIVSKKLLVKPTEIKVNMLLKLIRSCGPKMRSDDTDALKEILAELNESIKNTTTTRTRFLVETITNLKNNKLKSLESENTGQLLTRLKKQLGKLNNNRNSDPIKVSLDDIEHVNDRGKWWLIGSAWSGKREDVSAAGASVDDISLDDTFADTFADSLDSTNWLEIAKEQRMNTDVRRAIFVCIMSADDYMDAFSKLNKLRLKRIQNREIPNILMHCVTMESGFNPYYGFLAKKICSDHSMRRTLQLNLWDFLKEMDGEDDSSTGLLVDADDDVRLIKILNLGRFFGFLIGEGGESLNILRTVNFLTASSDVKIFIEIMLITFLDTIGKKSVEKSFGSGLQNIPTKVEDLKFSSQLLNDKLEKCKEQPLLLKGLRYFITNNVKGSDLIKGKKQRIRVDWGVEIMCDIIEEILPKM, from the coding sequence ATGAGTAAGAGACAGAGGCATTCTATTCAGATCCCTGGAGTTTTATTGGATGAAATTAAGAGGGAAGATAGATACGATAATGATGAGAGGTTTTCTGGAAAGAGAGcgaaaaaggagaaaagtGGGAGGAGTGATAGGAATTCTAGGAAGAGGAGTaaggtgaaggtgaaggagaaggtgaaggaaagggagaaggtgaaggagaaggtgaGGGTTAAAGAGGATgacaaaggagaagaagatgagattgGATATTATGCGAGGAAGCTTGGaattgataagaaaaaagggCTGCATAAAGAggatgaatttgatagTGTAGGAGGGTTATTGGATGGGTTAGACTTCATGGAGGAGGGTGGGGGTGGTGAGGAGGGTGGTGAGGATAGTGAAGAGGATagtgaagaggaggaggaggaggaggaggagggTGACGACGATAGCGACCTCGATGACGATAGCGACCTCGATGACGACGATAGAGAATTACTCAAACAGATGGCCGAGATTGAAGACTCCTCGCAGTCCAAAGACTCACCTCCCAATGACTTACCCCATGAAAACCCATACATAGCACCATCATCCCATTATGTTCCTCCTGCTTTACGTAGACGTGAACAACCTCAAGAATCAcaggagatgatggagataaAGAGAGCTGTTAAAAGACCATTCAACAAGCTCTCCGAACCTAATATGCTCAATTGCGTCGATGAATTGGTTCAACTATACAACAATCATCCTCGCCAGTTGGTAAATGGGGCCATAATGCAGGTGATACTGGATTCTGTCACCATCTCGACTCCTCTATTAGAGTCTTTCCTCATCCTATACGCTTCTGCTGTTGTAGCCATTTATAGAATGCAAGGAGTGGACTTTGGTGCCTATTGCATTCAAACCTTGATTGATAAGTTGAACGGATACTTTGATAGCGATGTTGGAGGTTATTCACCAGTTAATTTGATTGGTTTGATTGGCTTTTGCTATGATTTCAACCTCATGAGCTCTTCATTAATCTATGATATTGTTTCTAAGAAGTTGTTAGTGAAACCAACTGAAATAAAGGTCAATATGTTGTTAAAGTTGATTCGTTCGTGTGGTCCCAAGATGAGATCTGATGACACTGACGCTTTAAAAGAGATTCTAGCGGAATTGAACGAATCAATCAAAAACACAACAACCACCAGAACAAGGTTTTTGGTAGAAACCATCaccaatttgaagaataacaagttgaagagtctGGAAAGTGAAAATACTGGTCAATTGTTAACCAGACTCAAGAAACAACTCGGAAAATTGAACAACAACAGGAATTCGGACCCTATTAAAGTATCACTCGATGATATAGAGCATGTTAATGATAGGGGAAAATGGTGGTTGATAGGATCGGCATGGAGTGGCAAACGGGAAGATGTGAGTGCAGCGGGAGCAAGCGTAGACGACATCTCATTGGATGATACATTTGCTGATACATTTGCTGATTCACTTGATTCTACAAACTGGCTTGAAATCGCTAAAGAACAACGAATGAATACCGATGTTAGAAGAGCCATTTTTGTATGTATTATGTCAGCCGACGATTATATGGATGCCTTTTCCAAGTTGAACAAGCTACGACTTAAACGGATTCAAAACAGAGAGATTCCTAACATTTTGATGCATTGTGTCACTATGGAAAGTGGATTCAATCCATACTATGGATTCTTGGCTAAGAAGATCTGCTCGGATCACTCTATGCGACGGACTTTACAGTTAAACCTCTGGGATTTCCTCAAGGAAAtggatggagaagatgatagtAGCACTGGGTTGTTGGTAGATGcggatgatgatgttcGCCTGATTAAGATCTTGAACTTGGGACGattctttggctttcttATaggtgaaggaggagaatCACTTAACATTTTGAGGACTGTAAACTTTCTAACTGCTTCTTCCGATGTTAAGATTTTCATAGAGATTATGTTGATTACCTTTTTGGATACCATTGGAAAGAAGTCCGTAGAGAAGTCGTTTGGATCTGGGTTGCAAAATATACCTACTAAAGTTGAAGACTTAAAGTTCAGCAGTCAGCTATTAAATGATAAGTTGGAAAAGTGCAAAGAGCAACCTCTACTTCTAAAGGGACTACGATACTTTATAACTAATAACGTCAAGGGAAGTGATCTGATCAAGGggaagaagcaaagaatcAGAGTGGACTGGGGAGTCGAAATTATGTGTGATATTATAGAAGAGATTCTACCCAAGATGTAA
- the RPP0 gene encoding ribosomal protein P0 (A0) (L10E) (BUSCO:EOG09343FTC) translates to MGATREKKAEYFVKLQEYVEEYQSLFIVGIDNVSSQQMHEIRKTLRGEGVLLMGKNTMIRRALRNILSEHADYEKLMPFLKGNIGFIFTNGDLKSVKEVVIANKVAAPARAGATAPCDVFVPAGNTGMEPGKTSFFQALGVPTKIARGTIEIVSDVKILTKDQRVGPSEAQLLNMLNISPFTFGMTIVQVFDQGQIFPATILDITDDELVADFTVAIATITKISLASGYPTVSAVSTHLVSAYQDLVALSIGTGYTFEGTEELKDRLDHPENYAAATTAAPAASDDTKEESKGDDKEEEEEEEEEGSDEDMGMGLFD, encoded by the coding sequence ATGGGAGCTActagagaaaagaaagccgAGTACTTTGTGAAGTTGCAGGAGTATGTTGAGGAATACCAGTCGTTGTTCATCGTTGGTATTGACAATGTCTCTTCTCAGCAGATGCATGAGATCAGAAAGACCTTAAGAGGTGAAGGTGTGCTTTTGATGGGTAAGAACACTATGATCAGAAGAGCTTTGAGAAACATCCTCTCTGAGCATGCTGATTATGAGAAGCTCATGCCTTTCCTTAAGGGAAACATTGGTTTCATTTTCACCAACGGAGACTTGAAGAGTGTTAAGGAGGTTGTCATTGCCAACAAGGTTGCCGCTCCTGCCAGAGCTGGTGCCACTGCTCCTTGTGACGTGTTTGTTCCGGCCGGAAATACCGGTATGGAGCCTGGTAAgacctctttcttccaggCTTTGGGTGTTCCAACCAAGATTGCCAGAGGTACCATTGAGATCGTCTCTGACGTGAAGATTTTGACTAAGGATCAGAGAGTTGGTCCTTCTGAGGCTCAGTTGTTGAACATGTTGAACATCTCTCCTTTCACCTTCGGTATGACCATTGTCCAGGTGTTTGATCAGGGTCAGATCTTCCCTGCCACCATCTTGGATATTACTGATGATGAGCTGGTTGCTGACTTCACTGTCGCCATCGCTACTATCACCAAGATATCCTTGGCTTCTGGCTATCCAACCGTCTCTGCTGTCTCCACTCATCTCGTTAGCGCTTACCAGGACTTGGTTGCTCTTTCTATTGGTACTGGATACACTTTCGAGGGTACTGAGGAGCTCAAGGACAGACTTGACCATCCTGAGAATtatgctgctgctactaCTGCTGCTCCAGCTGCTTCTGATGACACCAAGGAGGAGTCTAAGGGTGAtgacaaagaagaggaagaagaagaagaagaggagggCTCTGATGAGGACATGGGTATGGGATTGTTTGATTAA
- the TMA19 gene encoding Ribosome associating protein (BUSCO:EOG0934421G~EggNog:ENOG41) — protein sequence MIIFKDIFSDDELLSDAYDTKEVNGVVIEADCQLIKVKDGADVDIGANPSAEVGDDDLEDGPVETVNNVVYSFNLQPTTFDKKSFMVYIKSYMKKVKAYLTEHDPDQVEVFEKGATAYVKKVLKSFKDWEFYTGESMDPDAMVILLNYREDGTTPFVAIWKHGAKHEKI from the coding sequence ATGATTATTTTCAAGGACATTTTCTCAGACGATGAGTTGCTCTCAGATGCATACGACACCAAGGAGGTTAATGGAGTTGTGATTGAAGCCGACTGTCAATTGATCAAAGTTAAGGATGGTGCAGACGTTGATATTGGAGCCAACCCTTCTGCTGAGgttggtgatgatgatttagAGGATGGTCCAGTTGAAACTGTCAACAATGTTGTTTATTCGTTCAATTTGCAGCCAACTACCTTCGATAAGAAGTCATTTATGGTCTATATTAAGTCGTACATGAAGAAGGTCAAGGCCTACTTGACAGAGCATGATCCTGATCAGGTTGAAGTGTTTGAAAAGGGTGCCACTGCTTACGTTAAGAAGGTTCTCAAGTCATTCAAGGACTGGGAGTTTTATACGGGAGAATCTATGGATCCTGATGCCATGGTTATCTTGTTGAATTATAGAGAAGACGGTACTACTCCATTTGTTGCCATCTGGAAGCATGGAGCAAAGCACGAGAAGATCTAA
- a CDS encoding uncharacterized protein (EggNog:ENOG41), translating into MKQEENTLFRLDLLQCKFEGLDPPRFHKTSQICHSRNNQFKLLSVSQEEAQNLIKQYQREQFESKFNEFNEKLARLAKKLLKIEKKRSGKFSKESLEMESNEEIMKKCVRAKTVRTIAKIYKRKIKEKSEIIPSAFYEDLKSIQESTSKDMESLFSVLYGKEEARVCIEKMRVQFKLILGPVRKQVRPEGDVVRKQVKPQEESKESSDESSDKSSDKSSDQPQEESQEESQEFSDESHDTKVESSDESSDESSDKSSDKSSDEPQEESQEESQEFSDESHDTKVESSDESHEPQGPPDDFFIDPISSKKIMLPALATGYYSGDESEEELEQADRDADVKTVTANKRKNRRGQRARRKIWEEKYGKNAKHVIKEREEWHSKQQRLKVEYDARVVKRVQKEKEREDRKRKRYEEEKEVERRRRAPLHPSWLAKKKAEDDFAHLKFTGKKMKFE; encoded by the coding sequence ATGAAACAAGAGGAGAATACGCTATTTCGACTAGATCTTTTACAGTGTaaatttgaaggtttgGATCCTCCACGATTTCACAAAACATCTCAGATCTGTCATTCGAGGAACAACCAATTCAAGCTATTAAGTGTGAGTCAAGAAGAGGCAcagaatttgatcaagCAGTACCAAAGGGAACAGTTTGAAAGCAAATTTAATGAATTTAATGAGAAGCTGGCGAGACTTGCTAAGAAGCTTTtaaagatagagaaaaaacGCAGTGGAAAGTTCAGCAAAGAGAGCTTAGAGATGGAGAGTAATGAAGAGATCATGAAGAAGTGTGTCAGGGCAAAGACTGTGAGGACGATCGCTAAGATATACAAGAGGAAGATCAAGGAGAAATCGGAGATAATACCCAGTGCTTTCTATgaggacttgaagagtatACAAGAGAGTACTTCAAAGGATATGGAGAGTCTTTTTTCGGTATTGTATGGAAAGGAAGAAGCAAGAGTTTGcatagagaagatgagagtTCAATTTAAGTTGATACTTGGACCGGTGAGGAAGCAGGTGAGGCCTGAGGGGGATGTGGTGAGGAAGCAGGTGAAGCCGCAAGAAGAGTCCAAGGAGTCATCAGACGAGTCCTCAGACAAGTCCTCAGACAAGTCCTCAGACCAGCCGCAAGAAGAGTCACAAGAAGAGTCCCAGGAGTTCTCAGACGAGTCCCATGACACCAAAGTCGAGTCCTCAGACGAGTCCTCAGATGAGTCCTCAGACAAATCTTCAGACAAATCCTCAGACGAGCCGCAAGAAGAGTCGCAAGAAGAGTCCCAGGAGTTCTCAGACGAGTCCCATGACACCAAAGTCGAGTCCTCAGACGAGTCCCACGAGCCCCAGGGGCCCCCCGACGACTTCTTTATTGACCCAATATCCTCCAAGAAAATCATGCTTCCCGCATTAGCTACAGGTTATTATTCGGGtgatgaaagtgaagaagaacttgaacaaGCTGATAGAGATGCGGATGTTAAAACTGTTACTGcgaataaaagaaagaacagaagaggtcaaagagcaagaagaaagatctgGGAAGAGAAGTATGGTAAAAATGCGAAACATGTGattaaagaaagagaagaatggcATTCCAAAcagcagagattgaaagTAGAATATGACGCCAGAGTAGTTAAAAGagtccagaaagagaaagaaagagaagatagaaagagaaagagatatgaagaagagaaggaggtggaaaggaggagaagagcACCTTTACATCCATCTTGGcttgccaagaagaaggctgAAGACGACTTTGCACATCTTAAGTTCactggaaagaagatgaagtttGAGTAA